A genomic segment from Spongiibacter sp. IMCC21906 encodes:
- a CDS encoding TetR/AcrR family transcriptional regulator, translating into MSRSDTQPRLTQAERVAISDQKMLEVATELVLELGTEKTTLKEVGERAGYSRGLASARFGCKEELFLRILKMHRELWYCVLQEYTGGREGMDAVLHRIDAVGAIIDKDPNNVKVMYTLWFDSLGHPSVLTEQLVKYNTESRNSLGQMLIQGVVNGELREDLDVPQFTIDYYSHIYGMVYQWLVSPEAVNIPRTLESLKDYCRYFLPKKKA; encoded by the coding sequence ATGAGCCGATCTGATACCCAACCGAGATTAACCCAGGCCGAGCGCGTGGCGATTTCAGATCAGAAAATGCTTGAGGTGGCCACTGAGCTAGTGCTGGAACTGGGCACTGAGAAGACCACACTTAAAGAAGTGGGTGAGCGGGCCGGCTATAGTCGAGGCTTGGCCAGCGCCCGTTTTGGTTGCAAAGAAGAATTGTTTTTACGGATTCTGAAAATGCACCGCGAGCTTTGGTACTGCGTGTTACAAGAATACACCGGTGGCCGGGAGGGAATGGACGCAGTGCTTCATCGCATCGATGCGGTTGGCGCTATTATCGACAAGGACCCCAACAACGTTAAGGTCATGTATACCCTGTGGTTCGACTCGTTAGGGCACCCATCTGTGTTGACGGAGCAGTTGGTTAAATACAACACCGAATCTCGTAACTCCCTGGGCCAAATGTTGATACAGGGTGTCGTGAACGGTGAGCTGCGGGAAGACTTGGACGTGCCCCAATTTACGATTGACTACTACAGTCACATTTATGGCATGGTTTATCAGTGGTTGGTTTCGCCAGAGGCAGTCAATATTCCTCGAACCTTGGAATCTTTAAAAGACTATTGCCGCTATTTTTTACCTAAGAAGAAAGCCTAG
- the gshA gene encoding glutamate--cysteine ligase, translating into MATPLAQRLAFFERANNTSLLTELRRGIEKESLRTDASGKLALSPHPAAFGSAMTHPSITTDFSEALLEFITPVSRSIDDTLNELDAIHRFAYAELGEEILWNASMPCILGKQDDDIPVAQYGNSNPAKMKTRYRLGLGHRYSRKMQTISGIHYNFSLPPALWQALYAEEGGGGNFDDFVTERYFALIRNFRRYAWLLVYLFGAAPAVSRCFLNGKPNSLQPLGDITLYKPKATSLRMGDLGYQSDAQKNLNICYNRMDNYINTLREAIITSHPDYEGFPKDQQLSTGLLQIENEFYSPIRPKRVTASGEIPLGALQRGGVEYIEVRCLDVNPMLPVGIDAEQIRFLDAFLMFCLCDDSPYCDDDVNAATIANMLKVVDSGREANLQLCDKGQKRTLADWGNELLDGVDQLAALLDKAHGGDNYLQSSRKQRAKLSDSSLTPSAQIVAQLETHTLSYHDFALQSSQQHADSFRRRGLSSAEAQRFADLNAQSQAELQALEETADLESFDTYLQRFYEQYQQL; encoded by the coding sequence TTGGCGACACCGCTAGCACAACGCCTCGCTTTTTTTGAGCGGGCAAACAACACCTCCCTGTTAACCGAGCTTAGACGGGGGATAGAAAAAGAAAGTCTCCGGACCGATGCCTCTGGAAAACTGGCCCTAAGCCCGCATCCGGCGGCCTTTGGCTCAGCCATGACGCATCCGTCTATCACCACGGACTTTTCTGAAGCCTTACTGGAATTTATTACACCGGTAAGCCGTTCCATCGACGACACCCTCAATGAACTGGATGCCATCCACCGCTTTGCCTATGCAGAGCTGGGTGAAGAAATACTCTGGAATGCCAGCATGCCCTGTATCTTGGGCAAACAAGACGACGACATTCCCGTTGCCCAATACGGCAACAGCAACCCCGCCAAAATGAAAACCCGCTATCGACTGGGCCTGGGCCATCGCTATAGCCGCAAAATGCAAACCATCTCTGGCATTCACTATAATTTTTCGCTCCCCCCCGCGCTGTGGCAAGCCCTGTATGCCGAAGAGGGCGGTGGCGGCAATTTCGATGATTTTGTCACCGAACGCTATTTTGCGCTGATTCGTAACTTCCGTCGCTACGCCTGGTTACTGGTGTATCTGTTTGGCGCCGCACCGGCGGTATCGCGCTGCTTTTTAAACGGCAAACCAAACAGTCTACAGCCATTGGGCGATATCACCCTTTACAAACCCAAGGCCACTTCGCTACGCATGGGCGATTTGGGCTACCAAAGCGACGCCCAGAAAAACCTGAATATCTGCTACAACCGCATGGATAATTACATTAATACCCTGCGCGAGGCCATTATCACCTCTCATCCAGATTACGAGGGATTTCCCAAAGACCAGCAGCTTTCTACGGGGTTGTTACAGATAGAAAATGAATTTTACAGCCCGATTCGGCCCAAGCGGGTCACCGCCAGTGGCGAGATTCCACTGGGGGCACTGCAACGTGGCGGTGTCGAATATATTGAAGTGCGCTGCCTGGACGTTAACCCTATGTTGCCGGTCGGCATCGATGCCGAACAGATTCGCTTTCTTGATGCCTTCTTAATGTTCTGCCTCTGCGATGACAGCCCCTATTGCGATGACGATGTGAATGCCGCCACCATCGCCAATATGCTAAAAGTAGTGGACAGCGGCCGCGAAGCAAACCTGCAGTTATGCGATAAAGGTCAAAAACGCACCTTGGCTGACTGGGGAAATGAACTACTTGATGGCGTCGATCAATTAGCCGCTCTGCTAGACAAGGCCCACGGCGGCGACAACTATCTGCAAAGCAGTCGCAAACAGCGCGCGAAACTGAGCGACTCCAGCCTCACGCCGTCGGCACAAATTGTTGCGCAATTGGAAACACACACCCTTAGCTACCATGATTTTGCCCTGCAAAGCTCTCAGCAACATGCCGACAGCTTCCGTCGTCGAGGCTTAAGCAGCGCAGAAGCACAGCGCTTTGCGGATCTTAACGCCCAATCCCAAGCTGAGCTGCAGGCACTGGAAGAAACCGCCGACCTGGAATCTTTTGACACTTATTTGCAGCGCTTCTACGAGCAATACCAACAGCTGTGA
- a CDS encoding ACP phosphodiesterase: MNYLAHFHLAATIAPQSPYSQQALLVGGLLGDFVKGPLKGEWPDDWEAGIRLHRRIDALTDHHPLSRQCLDLLPREYRRYGGIMLDLCFDHCLSQHWSRYHAEPLLEFNRRAYNKVLAEQHRYPKAAARQISILAQYDVLSGMGDWQRIVAMLERIGQRLKRENPLAKCGDVLAVHLPEIDQRFHCLYPELLQQLQNEFSTPASS; encoded by the coding sequence GTGAATTACCTCGCTCACTTTCATCTGGCTGCCACCATCGCCCCACAAAGCCCTTATAGCCAACAGGCTTTGCTAGTTGGGGGGCTGCTGGGCGATTTTGTAAAAGGGCCATTAAAAGGCGAGTGGCCCGACGACTGGGAAGCGGGCATTCGCCTGCATCGACGTATCGATGCCCTCACCGACCACCACCCACTATCACGACAATGTCTAGACTTGCTACCCCGGGAATACCGCCGCTATGGCGGCATTATGCTGGACCTCTGTTTTGACCACTGTTTGAGCCAACACTGGTCACGCTACCATGCTGAGCCGCTACTTGAATTCAATCGCAGGGCCTACAATAAAGTGCTGGCAGAACAGCATCGCTACCCCAAAGCGGCCGCCCGGCAAATTAGCATTTTGGCCCAATATGATGTGCTTAGCGGCATGGGCGACTGGCAGCGCATCGTCGCTATGTTGGAACGAATTGGCCAACGCTTGAAGCGAGAAAACCCCTTGGCCAAATGCGGCGATGTATTGGCCGTGCATTTACCCGAAATTGATCAGCGCTTTCATTGTCTATACCCCGAGCTACTGCAGCAGCTACAAAACGAATTTTCTACACCAGCTTCAAGCTAA
- a CDS encoding disulfide bond formation protein B, with protein sequence MTSRWIYALIAATCAALLSYALYTQYFDGLHPCPLCMTQRAFFVLAGLTALVTALIHPNGKGRNIASGLIVLFCGGGGAVAARQVWLQSLPADQVPACGPSLEYMFSNLPFSEAFQTLMMGDGNCAEIVWTLFGLSMPNWALIAYIGLGLAAIVAALPWVKR encoded by the coding sequence GTGACCTCGCGCTGGATTTACGCATTGATTGCCGCCACCTGTGCCGCACTGCTCAGCTACGCGCTTTATACCCAGTACTTTGACGGCCTGCACCCCTGCCCCCTCTGCATGACCCAACGTGCCTTTTTTGTCTTGGCCGGGCTCACTGCCTTGGTCACCGCCCTCATCCACCCCAACGGTAAAGGCCGTAATATTGCTTCAGGACTCATCGTTTTATTTTGTGGTGGCGGCGGGGCCGTGGCCGCACGCCAAGTATGGCTGCAATCCCTCCCGGCAGATCAAGTGCCCGCCTGCGGCCCCAGCCTGGAATATATGTTTTCCAACCTGCCCTTTAGCGAGGCCTTTCAAACCTTGATGATGGGGGATGGCAACTGCGCCGAAATCGTCTGGACACTGTTCGGCTTAAGCATGCCCAATTGGGCGCTTATCGCCTATATCGGCCTTGGGCTTGCAGCCATCGTCGCCGCCCTGCCCTGGGTCAAGCGGTAA
- a CDS encoding enoyl-CoA hydratase/isomerase family protein, translating into MANQYPTLKIEHRGQIDILTMNRPEAMNALNKQLFSDLQNYYTSLQDNYDVRLVIMRGEGRSFCVGGDLNSSAFAEGEGREVQQYETQRQASSLIRLMRSCPQPIIALCHGPVCGGGFSLALAADVRIASTCARMNAAYIKIGLSGNDMGSGYFLPRLIGLSNASLILYTGRFVKAEQALQMGLVSDVVELEQLLESGLSLADEMLQASPLGLRLTKDAINALIDAPSLESAVAIEDRQQNLLMGTADHKEAVQAFREKRRPEYKNC; encoded by the coding sequence ATGGCTAATCAATACCCAACGCTGAAAATAGAACATCGGGGGCAAATAGATATTCTGACCATGAATCGCCCCGAGGCAATGAACGCCTTAAATAAGCAGTTATTTTCAGACTTACAGAATTACTATACCAGCCTGCAAGATAACTACGACGTTCGTCTCGTCATTATGCGCGGCGAGGGTCGCTCCTTTTGCGTTGGCGGCGATCTCAACTCAAGTGCCTTTGCCGAGGGTGAAGGTCGCGAAGTACAGCAATATGAAACCCAGCGCCAAGCGTCATCTCTTATTCGCTTGATGCGCAGCTGCCCCCAACCCATTATTGCCCTCTGCCACGGTCCTGTTTGTGGTGGTGGATTCTCTCTGGCTTTGGCTGCAGATGTTCGCATTGCCTCAACTTGCGCCCGTATGAACGCGGCCTATATAAAAATAGGTCTAAGTGGCAACGATATGGGATCCGGGTATTTTCTACCCCGATTAATCGGTCTTTCTAATGCATCGTTAATTCTATACACCGGCCGCTTTGTCAAAGCTGAGCAAGCGCTGCAAATGGGCCTGGTTTCTGATGTCGTTGAGCTTGAGCAATTGCTTGAGAGCGGCTTGAGTCTGGCCGACGAAATGCTCCAAGCCTCACCCTTGGGCTTACGCCTGACCAAAGATGCCATTAATGCCCTGATCGATGCACCCAGCCTCGAGTCGGCTGTTGCCATAGAAGACCGGCAGCAAAATCTGCTAATGGGAACTGCCGACCATAAAGAGGCCGTTCAAGCATTCCGTGAAAAGCGCCGCCCTGAATATAAGAACTGCTGA
- a CDS encoding LrgB family protein, which translates to MTELLHSPLFAVTLTLAAYILALKAYQHSGRFALLHPTISGACIIAAALYALDRSFNDYYANVDWLLFFLGPATVALAIPLYRQLHLLKDIAAPLLITTILGASFACLSALALAWIFGANHQTLLSLTTKSVTTPIAIVVTEGIGGVIAVAVSSVILTGVVAIASIEWLFKKLGIEDDRLWGFCLGLAAHAIGTSRAFERSPVAGAFSSLALCLTGSFTAIAVPLAAQWFRV; encoded by the coding sequence ATGACTGAGCTGTTACACAGTCCCCTTTTTGCCGTAACCCTAACCCTGGCGGCCTATATATTGGCCTTAAAAGCCTATCAACACAGTGGTCGCTTTGCCCTGCTCCACCCGACCATTAGTGGCGCCTGTATTATCGCCGCGGCTCTCTACGCCTTAGATCGCTCCTTTAACGATTACTACGCCAATGTCGATTGGTTGTTGTTTTTCCTGGGCCCCGCCACCGTGGCCCTCGCCATTCCACTGTATCGGCAATTGCATTTGCTTAAAGATATTGCGGCGCCGCTGCTTATCACTACGATATTAGGGGCCTCATTTGCCTGTCTCTCCGCGCTGGCTCTGGCATGGATTTTTGGCGCCAACCACCAAACCTTATTATCACTCACCACCAAATCGGTCACGACCCCAATTGCCATCGTAGTGACAGAAGGGATTGGCGGCGTGATTGCCGTTGCTGTGTCGTCAGTGATTCTGACCGGCGTGGTTGCCATTGCCAGTATCGAGTGGCTGTTCAAAAAACTAGGGATTGAGGATGATCGGCTATGGGGGTTTTGCCTAGGGTTGGCTGCTCATGCCATTGGCACGTCTCGAGCATTTGAACGCAGCCCTGTAGCCGGAGCGTTTTCCAGCTTGGCACTCTGCTTAACCGGTTCGTTTACCGCAATAGCGGTACCATTAGCAGCGCAGTGGTTTAGAGTTTGA
- a CDS encoding TrkH family potassium uptake protein, which yields MPISLLRPALKVSSFVLFVFGIMMSVPLLLALIYGTGNGENFALSIAITELLASGGWLLSRGHKTQTLAPRHMFLMTTMSWLVICLTGALPFYFFDGFPTLSDAVFESVSGLTTTGSTVMVGLDNMPHDILVWRSMLQWVGGLGVIGMAVAILPFLRVGGMKLFQTESSDWSDKAIPQSRAMVTWIIYAYIILTFICTLAYMLAGMDGFHAVNHAMTTISTGGYSTSDQSFAQFVDIPSHWIAVIFMLIGAMPFSIYVHFLIKRNWQVFKDQQIRGFLLTATVISLVLGIYLAANSELDTPHAITLAAFNIVSVITTTGYASSDYTLWGSFSVVVFFFVMFIGGCSGSTAGGIKIFRFQLFFMMLKESAMRAVHPRAILRRRYNSQPVDDSIIFSTAAFIFTVIISLVALTLLLSLCGLDLVTSFTGAATALMNVGPGLGDIIGPAGNFASLPDSAKWLLSVGMLLGRLEFMTVILILMPTYWRG from the coding sequence GTGCCTATAAGCCTGCTCAGACCGGCGTTAAAGGTCAGCAGTTTTGTGTTGTTTGTGTTCGGCATCATGATGAGCGTGCCACTATTGCTGGCGCTGATTTATGGCACCGGCAACGGCGAAAATTTTGCCCTGTCCATTGCCATCACCGAACTACTGGCCAGCGGTGGGTGGTTGTTGTCCCGCGGCCATAAAACCCAAACCCTCGCACCTAGACATATGTTTTTAATGACCACCATGTCCTGGCTGGTGATTTGCCTTACCGGCGCATTGCCATTTTATTTCTTTGACGGCTTTCCCACCCTCAGCGACGCCGTCTTTGAATCGGTGTCTGGCCTCACCACCACCGGCTCTACCGTAATGGTCGGACTAGACAATATGCCCCACGACATTTTGGTATGGCGCTCCATGCTGCAGTGGGTCGGCGGCTTGGGCGTGATCGGTATGGCCGTGGCGATACTGCCCTTTTTACGGGTGGGGGGCATGAAGCTATTCCAAACCGAATCCTCCGACTGGTCAGATAAAGCCATACCTCAGTCCAGAGCCATGGTGACATGGATCATTTATGCCTACATCATTCTGACCTTTATTTGCACGCTGGCGTATATGCTGGCGGGCATGGACGGCTTCCACGCAGTAAACCATGCCATGACCACCATCAGCACCGGCGGCTACTCCACCTCTGACCAATCTTTTGCCCAGTTTGTCGATATTCCCAGCCACTGGATTGCCGTGATCTTTATGCTGATTGGGGCCATGCCCTTTAGCATATATGTCCACTTTTTGATTAAGCGAAACTGGCAGGTATTTAAAGACCAGCAAATTCGCGGTTTTTTGCTCACCGCCACAGTAATCAGTCTAGTGCTGGGTATTTATCTGGCGGCCAATAGCGAGTTAGACACCCCCCACGCCATCACCCTGGCCGCCTTTAATATTGTCTCGGTGATCACCACTACCGGCTATGCCAGCAGCGACTACACCTTGTGGGGCAGCTTCTCGGTGGTGGTATTTTTCTTTGTTATGTTTATTGGCGGCTGCTCTGGCTCCACTGCCGGGGGAATCAAAATATTTCGTTTTCAGCTGTTCTTTATGATGCTGAAAGAAAGCGCCATGCGGGCAGTCCATCCTCGCGCCATTCTACGTCGGCGCTATAACTCTCAACCCGTGGACGACAGCATTATTTTTTCAACGGCGGCCTTTATTTTTACCGTAATTATTAGCCTTGTTGCGTTAACTCTGCTGCTGTCACTTTGTGGTTTAGACTTGGTCACCAGCTTTACCGGCGCCGCCACCGCGCTAATGAATGTAGGACCTGGTTTGGGCGATATTATTGGGCCAGCAGGAAATTTTGCCAGTTTGCCAGATAGCGCAAAATGGCTGCTGAGTGTCGGTATGCTGTTGGGCCGTTTGGAGTTTATGACTGTAATACTGATATTAATGCCCACTTATTGGCGGGGCTAA
- a CDS encoding CidA/LrgA family protein yields MLAGFFTLFAFQLLGEALQRGLGLPLPGPVIGMLLLFLFLMLKGDVPDDLEQGSQRLINLLPLLLMVPAAGMFFLGAGFADQWPGFIAAISLGTLATLIFSGLLLKALSRKRAKHD; encoded by the coding sequence ATGCTGGCGGGTTTTTTTACCCTTTTTGCCTTCCAGTTATTAGGCGAGGCCCTGCAGCGTGGGCTGGGGCTGCCGTTACCCGGCCCGGTTATTGGCATGCTGCTGTTGTTTTTATTTTTAATGCTGAAAGGGGATGTGCCCGACGATTTAGAACAGGGCAGCCAGCGGCTAATCAATTTATTGCCCCTGCTACTTATGGTACCCGCCGCCGGTATGTTTTTTCTCGGCGCGGGCTTTGCCGATCAATGGCCGGGCTTTATTGCCGCAATATCGCTAGGCACTTTGGCCACTTTAATTTTTAGCGGCTTGCTATTGAAAGCCCTCAGTCGTAAACGAGCAAAACATGACTGA
- a CDS encoding AMP-binding protein, with product MKGLMMDEPLLLSRLIDYAADHHGKTEVVARKINGQIERSNWQDIRSRSKCLAKALLANGFNSETRFSSLTWNTANHMEVFYGVLGLGAPLHTLNPRLTVNDLGYMIGLMEDTVCFYDADTQPLAEQIDQHCSAIQHWIYLDEGEPLPTSSLRNSIALSELKKGFDDNFEWPVFDERDAATVCFTSGTTGRPKGVAYSHRSLTLCAMNMTMVDMYGSANNGERICAMPVAPIFHANGWMMPFSAPMNGHKLVLPGRDFTPQSIVEMLDSEQVTIAGAVPTVWNDLLKEVDKRGLTLSSLGTALVAGTAIPERLFDALESRYIAVRTTWGMTEVPGATRASLPPGSQDLTDAQRRVLTTSRQGRVAFQADLRIVDDNGKPLPHNGEVAGALQVKGPTVAARYVGEPEEKTMDWLETGDIAKIYPDSTMQIVDRAKDVIKSGGEWISSPQLEAAAISHPDIELAAAIAVPHPRWQERPLLLCTLKADAKVDSQTLKNHMALTLAKWWLPEEIKFIDTMPLTPTGKINKLALRQRFGQSAAAEF from the coding sequence ATGAAAGGTTTAATGATGGATGAGCCCTTGCTGCTTTCACGGCTCATCGACTACGCAGCAGATCATCACGGTAAAACTGAAGTTGTAGCCAGAAAAATTAATGGCCAGATTGAACGCAGCAACTGGCAAGACATTCGCTCTCGTAGCAAATGCCTGGCAAAGGCGCTGTTAGCCAATGGCTTCAATAGTGAAACCCGATTTTCATCCCTTACCTGGAACACCGCTAACCATATGGAAGTGTTCTACGGTGTGCTGGGCTTAGGCGCACCACTCCATACCCTAAACCCTCGACTCACCGTTAACGACCTTGGCTATATGATCGGTTTAATGGAAGACACCGTGTGTTTTTATGACGCCGATACCCAGCCACTTGCCGAGCAAATTGATCAACATTGCAGCGCAATCCAACACTGGATTTACTTAGATGAAGGCGAGCCACTTCCTACAAGCAGTTTACGTAACAGCATTGCGTTATCAGAATTGAAAAAAGGCTTTGATGACAACTTTGAATGGCCGGTGTTTGATGAACGTGATGCCGCCACAGTGTGCTTCACCTCTGGCACCACCGGCAGACCCAAAGGCGTTGCTTACAGCCATCGCAGCCTGACCTTGTGCGCGATGAATATGACCATGGTAGATATGTACGGTAGTGCCAATAACGGCGAGCGCATTTGCGCCATGCCCGTCGCGCCAATATTTCATGCCAATGGTTGGATGATGCCCTTCTCTGCCCCGATGAATGGCCACAAACTAGTATTACCCGGCAGAGACTTTACCCCTCAAAGCATTGTAGAAATGTTAGACAGCGAGCAGGTCACTATTGCTGGCGCGGTTCCCACTGTCTGGAACGATCTTCTCAAAGAAGTGGATAAGCGCGGCCTTACACTGTCATCACTGGGCACCGCATTAGTCGCTGGCACGGCTATTCCAGAACGATTATTTGACGCTCTGGAATCACGGTATATTGCCGTACGCACAACGTGGGGAATGACTGAAGTCCCCGGTGCCACTCGCGCCAGTCTACCCCCAGGTTCTCAAGATTTAACCGATGCCCAGCGCCGCGTCTTGACCACCTCCCGCCAAGGCCGTGTGGCTTTTCAAGCCGATTTACGTATTGTCGATGACAATGGCAAGCCTTTACCCCACAACGGCGAAGTGGCTGGCGCATTACAGGTTAAAGGCCCCACTGTTGCCGCTCGTTATGTTGGTGAACCCGAAGAGAAAACCATGGACTGGCTGGAGACTGGCGATATTGCCAAGATTTATCCGGACAGCACGATGCAAATCGTTGATCGCGCCAAAGATGTTATTAAATCAGGCGGTGAATGGATTAGCTCGCCCCAGCTGGAAGCCGCTGCGATCAGTCACCCGGATATCGAATTGGCCGCAGCCATTGCCGTCCCACACCCCCGCTGGCAAGAGCGCCCACTTCTGCTGTGCACCCTTAAAGCTGATGCCAAGGTGGATAGCCAAACCCTAAAAAATCACATGGCCTTAACACTCGCAAAATGGTGGCTGCCGGAAGAAATAAAGTTTATCGACACAATGCCTCTTACCCCCACAGGCAAAATCAATAAATTGGCGTTGCGCCAACGATTTGGCCAATCGGCGGCTGCGGAATTTTAG
- a CDS encoding TonB-dependent receptor, translated as MKNTIGKLSLICLTLPAAANLHAASRESTALEEVVVTAERRSQSIQDIPASISAFDENAIRDGGIVDVSAVAPKVPGFYAGGFGTSRPQLYIRGIGTRQFDPGSESSIGVFVDDAYLGRTGGVLGTLKDVQRIEVLKGPQGTLYGRNVIGGVINVVTKGPTDEFEAEVEAGIGNYNSKNLFGAVSGPLDEEGKIKGRAALWHSYREGYMTNLNSGEHPQGLDNTGGRLRLDFTPTDRLRIGLIGEFAEDSGDSFQGESIGSTTNPDGTLLGTGSPTKSGNKFKQFYNTDTDYNREINAFNAKIEYDFDAGTLVSISTFRDMTYVDDRDFDNTDLDVMRQISDEDSEQLTQEIRFVSNPDSSLSFDGKVDWIVGFYYFQDESVHTDTFLYGEDAVIYDPSIDQVDVTGGDFDTTSTAYFGQATINLSENLDMTLGLRYTKDQKESVMFGTTTDASPLVSADFNVVNPESEFTSTDPKIVFNYRLGEDASVFASYSQGFKSGGYQYTPLTASQASIVFDPEELEAYEVGFKSQWLGRSLTFNGSVYQFDYTDIQVSRVVELADGSTPSLIDNAGESRIRGLELDLLYRPLASLTLSFAYAYTDAKYLSYVASEGVDYSDTRMVRAPEHSFNIGAEYYTPIGNGMDLILRADYAYNDEFFHEPGEADAKYGSTAPFTKEDAYGLASLRATVTNDEWRFSLWANNVLDEEYRSTILALPGQVINIYGLPRTFGASVSWTY; from the coding sequence ATGAAGAACACCATAGGTAAGCTAAGCCTCATCTGTTTAACTCTGCCAGCAGCAGCTAACCTTCATGCGGCATCTCGCGAGAGTACTGCACTGGAGGAGGTTGTTGTGACGGCTGAGCGACGTAGCCAGAGTATTCAGGACATTCCTGCCAGCATCTCTGCCTTTGACGAAAATGCTATTCGCGATGGCGGTATTGTCGACGTCTCTGCAGTAGCACCCAAGGTCCCGGGCTTTTATGCGGGTGGCTTTGGTACCAGCAGACCGCAACTTTATATTCGCGGGATTGGTACCCGTCAATTTGATCCCGGCTCAGAGTCTTCTATTGGTGTATTTGTGGACGACGCCTACCTAGGTCGAACGGGTGGGGTATTGGGCACATTAAAAGATGTGCAACGTATTGAAGTCTTAAAAGGGCCCCAGGGCACATTGTACGGCCGCAACGTGATTGGCGGTGTTATCAATGTTGTCACCAAAGGGCCAACTGATGAATTTGAAGCCGAAGTTGAAGCAGGCATCGGTAATTACAACAGTAAAAACCTGTTTGGTGCTGTTTCTGGCCCGCTAGATGAAGAAGGCAAGATAAAAGGCCGCGCCGCACTTTGGCACAGCTACCGCGAAGGCTATATGACTAACCTGAACAGCGGCGAGCATCCCCAGGGTTTAGATAACACCGGCGGTCGCCTGCGGTTAGATTTCACACCAACTGACAGACTTCGTATTGGCCTTATTGGTGAATTTGCCGAAGACAGCGGCGATTCATTCCAAGGTGAAAGCATCGGTTCCACCACCAACCCAGACGGCACGCTGCTAGGTACGGGCTCGCCAACCAAGTCTGGCAATAAATTTAAGCAGTTTTACAACACTGACACCGACTACAACCGGGAAATCAATGCCTTTAATGCCAAGATTGAATACGATTTTGATGCTGGCACATTGGTATCTATCTCAACGTTCAGAGACATGACGTATGTCGATGACCGGGACTTTGACAACACCGACCTGGACGTAATGCGTCAGATTTCAGATGAAGACTCTGAGCAGCTGACACAAGAAATTCGCTTTGTGTCCAATCCTGATAGCAGTTTGTCATTCGATGGCAAAGTGGACTGGATTGTTGGCTTCTACTACTTCCAGGACGAAAGTGTTCACACCGATACCTTTCTCTATGGCGAAGATGCCGTCATTTACGACCCCAGCATTGATCAAGTGGATGTAACGGGTGGTGATTTTGATACTACCAGCACCGCGTATTTCGGTCAGGCCACTATCAACCTGAGCGAAAATCTGGATATGACATTGGGCTTACGCTACACCAAAGATCAAAAAGAGTCAGTCATGTTTGGTACTACCACAGACGCTTCACCGCTAGTTAGCGCCGACTTCAACGTGGTGAACCCTGAAAGTGAATTTACGTCTACTGATCCCAAAATCGTGTTTAATTATCGCCTAGGTGAAGATGCCAGCGTCTTTGCCAGCTATAGCCAAGGCTTTAAATCGGGTGGTTATCAATACACACCATTAACCGCATCACAAGCCAGTATTGTTTTTGATCCTGAAGAGCTGGAAGCCTACGAAGTTGGTTTTAAATCACAATGGCTAGGCCGTTCATTAACCTTTAATGGCTCAGTATATCAATTCGATTACACCGATATTCAGGTATCCCGGGTCGTTGAATTAGCCGATGGCAGCACACCTTCACTGATAGATAACGCGGGTGAAAGCCGTATTCGCGGCCTTGAATTGGACCTGTTATATCGTCCACTGGCTTCTCTCACCTTGAGCTTTGCCTACGCCTATACCGATGCCAAATACTTGAGCTACGTCGCTAGCGAAGGTGTTGATTACTCCGACACCCGAATGGTTCGCGCTCCAGAGCACTCCTTCAATATTGGTGCCGAATACTACACGCCTATTGGTAACGGTATGGATCTTATCCTGCGGGCAGATTATGCCTACAACGATGAGTTCTTCCATGAGCCCGGTGAAGCCGATGCCAAATACGGCAGCACAGCGCCTTTCACCAAAGAAGACGCTTATGGCTTAGCCAGTTTGCGAGCCACCGTAACCAATGATGAATGGCGTTTTAGCCTCTGGGCAAACAATGTGCTGGATGAAGAGTACCGCAGCACTATTCTCGCGCTGCCCGGTCAGGTGATTAATATCTACGGCCTGCCAAGAACCTTTGGTGCCTCAGTATCATGGACCTACTAA